In one Pseudomonas sp. SG20056 genomic region, the following are encoded:
- a CDS encoding GNAT family N-acetyltransferase — protein MTLNIRPATAADAALILRFITNLAIYEKAEHEVQTDAAGIEASLFGPESSTHALICEHDGQPIGYAVYFFNYSTWLGKHGLYLEDLYISPEKRGVGAGKALLRHLAQLAVAKGCGRFEWAVLDWNTPAIEFYEAFGAKPQDEWTTYRLTGQALLDFAQG, from the coding sequence ATGACCCTGAATATTCGCCCCGCCACCGCAGCAGACGCCGCTCTGATCCTGCGCTTTATCACCAACCTGGCGATCTACGAGAAAGCCGAGCATGAAGTGCAGACCGACGCCGCAGGGATAGAAGCAAGCCTGTTCGGCCCCGAGAGCAGCACCCATGCGCTGATCTGCGAACATGACGGCCAACCCATTGGCTATGCCGTGTACTTTTTCAACTACTCGACCTGGCTGGGCAAACACGGGCTGTACCTTGAAGACCTCTACATCAGCCCGGAAAAGCGCGGCGTAGGTGCAGGTAAAGCCCTGCTGCGGCATCTGGCGCAACTGGCCGTGGCCAAGGGCTGTGGTCGCTTCGAGTGGGCTGTGCTGGACTGGAACACGCCCGCCATCGAATTCTATGAAGCCTTCGGTGCCAAACCGCAAGACGAATGGACCACCTACCGCCTGACCGGCCAGGCCCTGCTGGACTTTGCCCAGGGCTAG
- a CDS encoding class I adenylate cyclase yields the protein MSRTEEIRPDIEDGIDRKVLTQLRARFLKLNQSRLQRAMQALSTRQQLVLKLLPLLFHVNHPLLPGYVSGLTPAGLSGFEPDDELLSEVQRLTRSFAYKPYRGKQALPIHGLFLMGSLGTVAQAEQSDMDFWVCHASDLSPQQLHELNKKCALLESWAATFGAEAHFFLIDPARFTQGEREAQLTSDDCGTTQHYLLLDEFYRTAIWLGGRTPLWWLVPVYEEQRYQHYTSTLLAKRFIRAEDVLDLGHLARIPPEEFIGAGMWQLFKGIESPYKSVLKLLLTEVYASEHPKVECLSLRFKQAVFANRLDVDELDPYIVVYRRLEEYLKARGEHERLELIRRCLYLKVDKKLSRPPRNNRKSWQRLLLERLTRDWNWDSRQLAMLDSRSQWKVRQVSAERRMLVNELTYSYRFLSEFARSEHAGSSLNSRDLGILGRRLYAAFERKSGKIEFINPGIAPDLAEDTLTLAQNPSPDEPNETLWALYSGSVNAQDLEDFSPLKRSRELIELLAWCQRNGVIDNSTRLSLHPGSSDLTEYELSNLLSSLQQVVPLPLPAVDEAALLSASVPGEVMLLVNVGIDPLKQFSQMNMHMTTERTDALGYSGVRENLILTIDQVTLNSWNELLVTRYDGPHALLDCLRDFLNALPASGKKPNLRVRCFCRNRATAIAERVEELFRETLGSFSNEQANRYLLQIKQHYHLLELKPGHVSHTSLKDLPTLIEHLGEELPGYSELHLDRSALEGEDLALILPVGRPQCIQVFYRLNEASATAELSVLDEHNALWRQQMPFRDEQSLLTPLQRFLQSVLYRRNALLPLDNLPAHQPLEVLYYQVLPDAPLRAQRLERRPPPLSPISHPFYDVQAIVEPADGKRSHVTLYCNHREFSELEYAGDLFAAVAQHILAQRRDGARYPCYITDLDLSAVLGEGHMQSVHYLRYKSRLEAALNQALQKA from the coding sequence ATGAGTCGTACCGAGGAAATTCGTCCGGACATTGAAGACGGTATCGACCGCAAGGTACTGACGCAGTTGCGTGCGCGCTTCCTCAAACTCAATCAGAGCCGCCTGCAACGCGCCATGCAGGCGCTGTCGACACGCCAGCAGCTGGTACTCAAGCTGTTACCGCTGCTGTTTCACGTCAATCATCCACTGCTACCGGGCTACGTTTCCGGGCTGACTCCGGCCGGCCTCAGCGGTTTCGAGCCGGATGACGAACTGCTCTCCGAAGTGCAGCGTCTGACCCGCTCGTTCGCCTACAAACCCTATCGCGGCAAGCAGGCGCTGCCCATCCACGGCCTGTTTCTGATGGGCAGCCTGGGCACCGTCGCCCAAGCCGAACAGAGCGATATGGACTTCTGGGTGTGCCACGCCAGCGACCTCAGCCCGCAACAGCTGCATGAGCTGAACAAGAAGTGCGCGCTGCTGGAAAGCTGGGCGGCCACCTTCGGCGCCGAGGCGCATTTCTTCCTGATCGACCCAGCGCGTTTCACTCAGGGCGAACGCGAGGCGCAACTGACCTCGGACGACTGCGGCACTACCCAGCACTACTTGCTGCTGGACGAGTTCTACCGCACCGCCATCTGGCTCGGCGGGCGCACACCGCTGTGGTGGCTGGTGCCGGTGTATGAAGAGCAGCGCTACCAGCACTACACCAGCACCTTGCTGGCCAAGCGTTTTATCCGCGCCGAGGACGTGCTCGACCTCGGCCACCTGGCGCGCATCCCGCCGGAAGAGTTTATCGGCGCCGGCATGTGGCAGCTGTTCAAGGGCATCGAGTCGCCCTACAAATCGGTGCTCAAACTACTGCTCACCGAGGTGTACGCCAGCGAACACCCCAAGGTCGAGTGCCTGTCGCTGCGCTTCAAGCAGGCGGTGTTCGCCAATCGCCTGGATGTCGATGAGCTCGACCCCTATATCGTGGTCTACCGCCGCCTGGAGGAATACCTCAAGGCCCGTGGCGAGCACGAACGCCTGGAGCTGATCCGCCGCTGCCTGTACCTCAAGGTCGACAAGAAACTCAGCCGCCCACCGCGCAACAACCGCAAGAGCTGGCAACGCCTACTGCTGGAGCGCCTGACGCGCGACTGGAACTGGGACAGCCGCCAGCTGGCGATGCTCGACAGCCGCAGCCAGTGGAAGGTGCGCCAGGTCAGCGCCGAGCGGCGCATGCTGGTCAACGAGCTGACCTACAGCTACCGCTTTCTCTCCGAGTTCGCCCGCAGCGAACACGCGGGCAGCTCGCTCAACAGCCGCGACCTGGGCATCCTCGGCCGCCGCCTGTACGCCGCCTTCGAGCGCAAATCAGGCAAGATCGAATTTATCAACCCGGGCATCGCCCCGGATCTCGCCGAAGACACCCTTACCCTGGCGCAGAACCCCAGCCCGGATGAGCCCAATGAAACGTTGTGGGCGCTCTACAGTGGCAGCGTTAACGCTCAGGACCTGGAAGACTTTTCACCGCTCAAACGCTCGCGCGAGCTGATCGAGCTGCTCGCCTGGTGCCAGCGCAACGGCGTGATCGACAACAGCACGCGGCTGTCACTGCACCCAGGCTCCAGCGACCTGACCGAATATGAGCTGTCCAACCTGCTCAGCAGCCTGCAGCAGGTGGTGCCGCTGCCTTTGCCCGCAGTTGACGAAGCAGCGCTGCTCAGCGCCAGCGTGCCCGGTGAAGTGATGCTTTTAGTCAACGTCGGTATCGATCCACTCAAGCAGTTCAGCCAGATGAACATGCACATGACCACTGAGCGCACCGATGCCCTCGGCTATTCCGGGGTGCGCGAGAACCTGATTCTGACCATCGACCAGGTCACCCTGAACAGCTGGAACGAGCTGCTGGTGACCCGCTATGACGGCCCGCATGCGTTGCTCGACTGTCTGCGCGACTTCCTCAACGCCCTGCCCGCCAGCGGCAAAAAGCCTAACCTGCGGGTACGTTGCTTCTGCCGCAACCGCGCCACGGCGATTGCCGAGCGGGTTGAAGAGCTGTTCCGCGAAACGCTGGGCAGCTTCAGCAACGAACAGGCCAACCGCTACCTGCTGCAGATCAAACAGCACTACCACCTGCTCGAGCTGAAACCCGGTCACGTCAGCCACACCAGCCTGAAAGACCTGCCCACGCTGATCGAACACCTGGGCGAGGAGCTGCCTGGCTACAGCGAGCTGCATCTGGACCGCAGCGCCCTGGAAGGTGAAGACCTGGCGCTGATCCTGCCCGTGGGGCGGCCGCAGTGCATTCAGGTGTTCTACCGGCTGAACGAAGCCAGCGCCACGGCCGAACTCAGTGTGCTCGACGAGCACAACGCGCTATGGCGTCAGCAGATGCCGTTCCGCGATGAACAGAGCCTGCTGACCCCATTGCAACGCTTTCTGCAATCGGTGCTGTACCGACGCAACGCCCTGCTGCCACTGGATAATCTGCCGGCGCATCAGCCGCTGGAGGTGCTGTATTACCAGGTGCTGCCAGATGCGCCGCTGCGCGCCCAGCGCCTGGAGCGCAGGCCACCGCCGCTGTCACCGATCAGCCACCCGTTCTATGACGTGCAGGCCATCGTCGAGCCGGCAGATGGCAAGCGCTCGCACGTCACCTTGTACTGTAATCACCGCGAATTTTCCGAGCTGGAATACGCCGGCGACCTGTTCGCCGCGGTCGCCCAGCACATCCTCGCGCAACGCCGCGATGGCGCGCGCTACCCCTGCTATATCACCGACCTCGACCTGTCAGCGGTACTCGGCGAGGGGCATATGCAGAGCGTGCATTACCTACGGTACAAAAGCCGCCTGGAAGCGGCGCTGAATCAGGCATTGCAAAAGGCCTGA
- the hemC gene encoding hydroxymethylbilane synthase, translating into MSREIRIATRKSALALWQAEHVKARLEQAHPGLKVSLVPMVSRGDKLLDAPLAKIGGKGLFVKELETAMLENQADIAVHSMKDVPMDFPEGLGLYCICEREDPRDAFVSNTYASLDALPAGSVVGTSSLRRQAQLLARRPDLKIQFLRGNVNTRLAKLDAGEYDAIILAAAGLIRLGFAERIRSSISAEDSLPAGGQGAVGIECRTADSEIHALLAPLHHRDTALRVSAERALNKHLNGGCQVPIACYAVLEGEQLWLRGLVGQPDGGLLLRAENRAPLAQAEQLGVQVAEALLAQGAAAILQAVYGEAAAE; encoded by the coding sequence ATGTCTCGCGAAATCCGCATTGCCACCCGTAAAAGTGCCCTGGCCCTGTGGCAGGCCGAACACGTCAAAGCCCGCTTGGAGCAGGCCCACCCTGGCCTCAAGGTCAGCCTGGTGCCCATGGTCAGCCGTGGCGACAAGCTGCTCGACGCGCCGCTGGCGAAAATCGGCGGCAAGGGCTTGTTCGTCAAGGAACTGGAAACCGCGATGCTGGAGAACCAGGCCGACATCGCCGTACATTCGATGAAGGATGTGCCGATGGACTTCCCCGAAGGCCTGGGCCTGTACTGCATCTGCGAGCGGGAAGACCCGCGCGATGCCTTCGTGTCCAATACCTATGCCAGCCTCGATGCCTTGCCCGCAGGCAGCGTGGTCGGCACGTCCAGTCTGCGCCGTCAGGCCCAGCTGCTGGCGCGCCGCCCGGACCTGAAAATTCAGTTTCTGCGTGGCAACGTCAACACCCGCCTGGCCAAGCTGGATGCCGGTGAGTACGACGCCATTATCCTCGCCGCTGCCGGGCTGATTCGCCTCGGTTTTGCAGAGCGCATTCGCTCCTCGATCAGTGCTGAAGACAGCTTGCCGGCCGGTGGCCAGGGCGCGGTGGGCATCGAATGCCGCACTGCCGACAGCGAAATCCATGCCCTGCTGGCGCCCCTGCATCACCGTGATACCGCGCTGCGGGTGAGCGCCGAGCGCGCACTTAACAAGCATCTGAACGGCGGCTGCCAAGTGCCAATCGCCTGCTACGCGGTGCTCGAGGGCGAGCAGTTGTGGCTGCGCGGCCTGGTCGGTCAGCCGGATGGCGGGTTGCTGCTGCGGGCGGAAAATCGTGCTCCGTTAGCACAGGCCGAGCAGCTGGGTGTGCAGGTTGCAGAAGCCTTACTGGCCCAAGGCGCTGCGGCCATTCTGCAAGCCGTCTATGGCGAGGCTGCTGCCGAGTGA
- a CDS encoding TIGR02647 family protein translates to MAFTPELIAELEILALFNLGTTQEGIKVHHTATPSAIAAAQRLHDKGLINQPDGGYLTSLGLDAAEHAQVLLTILNVTEAA, encoded by the coding sequence ATGGCCTTTACCCCTGAACTGATTGCCGAACTGGAAATCCTCGCGCTGTTCAACCTGGGCACAACTCAGGAAGGAATCAAGGTTCACCACACTGCCACCCCCTCGGCGATTGCCGCTGCCCAACGCCTGCATGACAAAGGCCTGATCAACCAGCCAGACGGCGGTTATCTGACCAGCCTGGGGCTCGACGCCGCCGAACACGCGCAAGTTCTGCTGACCATTCTCAATGTGACCGAAGCGGCCTGA
- the cyaY gene encoding iron donor protein CyaY, protein MSLTEARFHDLVDATQQAVEDIFDDSDLDLDLENSAGVLTVRFENGTQLIFSRQEPLRQLWLAARSGGFHFDYDQASERWICDSSDEQLGEMLARITLEQSGADLEFEEL, encoded by the coding sequence ATGAGTTTGACCGAAGCCCGCTTTCACGATCTGGTCGATGCCACCCAGCAGGCGGTGGAAGATATCTTCGATGACAGCGACCTGGACCTCGACCTGGAAAACTCTGCCGGGGTGCTGACTGTGCGTTTTGAAAACGGCACTCAGCTGATCTTCAGTCGTCAGGAGCCGCTGCGTCAGCTGTGGCTGGCGGCGCGTTCGGGCGGCTTCCACTTCGATTACGACCAGGCCAGCGAGCGCTGGATCTGCGACAGCAGCGACGAGCAGCTGGGCGAAATGCTGGCGCGTATCACCCTGGAACAATCCGGTGCTGACCTTGAGTTCGAAGAGCTCTGA
- a CDS encoding lipase family protein: MSSLPMYFPQGFDLSRALQCAQLVGFAYDQYNQWQAQQRPRRPQDFTWQPPALSGWGFSAPIWSVLSELHFLNESEPFGFAARDPQGEVYLVFRGTDTVQDWLDDLDADQRAYPWQAGLGNVHDGFLKLYTSLRDQALQAVDTQQPNGPLWVCAHSLGGALSSLAVLDLRERWPDLPLQHYSFASPRLAAPDFAAHYNGQQVPTFRVVNDSDLVPQVPPGVTGKWLYQHLGLAMTFSASYASVGDNHSLAGCYLYALQNPQAPMRG, translated from the coding sequence ATGTCCAGTCTACCCATGTACTTTCCCCAGGGTTTTGACCTTTCCAGGGCCCTGCAATGCGCGCAGTTGGTCGGTTTCGCCTACGACCAATACAACCAGTGGCAAGCTCAGCAGCGCCCGCGGCGGCCGCAGGATTTCACCTGGCAGCCGCCTGCGTTGTCCGGCTGGGGATTTTCCGCGCCGATCTGGAGTGTGCTCAGCGAGCTGCACTTTCTCAACGAGTCGGAGCCCTTTGGCTTTGCCGCGCGTGATCCGCAGGGTGAGGTCTACCTGGTGTTTCGCGGCACTGACACAGTGCAGGACTGGCTGGACGATCTGGATGCCGATCAGCGCGCGTATCCCTGGCAAGCTGGCCTGGGCAATGTGCATGACGGCTTTCTCAAACTCTACACCTCGCTACGCGATCAGGCTTTGCAGGCCGTAGATACTCAGCAGCCCAACGGGCCGCTGTGGGTGTGCGCACACAGCCTGGGTGGTGCGCTCTCCAGTCTGGCGGTGTTGGATCTGCGCGAACGCTGGCCGGACTTGCCGCTGCAACACTACAGCTTTGCCAGTCCGCGCCTGGCCGCCCCCGATTTCGCCGCGCATTACAACGGGCAGCAGGTGCCGACCTTCCGCGTGGTGAATGACAGTGATCTGGTGCCACAGGTGCCGCCTGGCGTGACCGGTAAGTGGTTGTATCAACACCTGGGGTTGGCGATGACTTTCAGCGCCAGTTACGCCTCGGTGGGCGACAATCACAGCCTGGCCGGCTGTTACCTGTACGCCTTGCAGAACCCGCAAGCGCCGATGCGCGGCTGA
- the rnk gene encoding nucleoside diphosphate kinase regulator — translation MTSAPSLTITRLDLQRLEHLLDSLDDFGPSAIALQAELDRAEVVGHDEVPAGVVTMNSRVHCREESSGKDYHLTLVYPQDAGGEGCVSVLAPVGTALLGLSVGQHIDWAAPGGKVLKLTLLAVEYQPEAAGEYSRA, via the coding sequence ATGACCAGCGCACCTTCGCTCACCATCACCCGTCTTGACCTGCAGCGCCTGGAGCATCTGCTCGACAGCCTGGACGACTTCGGCCCCAGTGCCATCGCGTTGCAGGCCGAACTGGACCGCGCCGAAGTGGTTGGCCATGACGAGGTGCCGGCCGGGGTGGTGACCATGAATTCGCGGGTGCATTGCCGTGAGGAAAGCAGCGGCAAGGATTACCACCTGACCCTGGTTTACCCGCAGGACGCAGGCGGTGAAGGCTGTGTATCGGTGTTGGCGCCGGTCGGCACGGCCCTGCTGGGGCTGTCCGTGGGTCAGCATATCGACTGGGCCGCGCCCGGCGGCAAAGTGCTCAAGCTGACGCTGCTGGCTGTGGAATATCAGCCGGAAGCGGCGGGCGAATACAGCCGTGCCTAG
- the argH gene encoding argininosuccinate lyase produces MSTEKTNQSWGGRFSEPVDAFVARFTASVEFDKRLYRHDIMGSIAHATMLAKVGVLNDAERDAIVDGLTQIQSEIEAGQFDWRVDLEDVHMNIEARLTDRIGVTGKKLHTGRSRNDQVATDIRLWLRDEIDLILAEITRLQQGLLEQAEREAETIMPGFTHLQTAQPVTFGHHLLAWFEMLSRDYERLVDCRKRTNRMPLGSAALAGTTYPIQREITAQLLGFDAVGGNSLDGVSDRDFAIEFCAAASLAMMHLSRFSEELVLWTSAQFQFIDLPDRFCTGSSIMPQKKNPDVPELVRGKTGRVFGALMGLLTLMKGQPLAYNKDNQEDKEPLFDAADTLRDSLRAFADMIPAIKPKHAVMREAALRGFSTATDLADYLVRKGLPFRDCHEIVGHAVKYGVESGKDLAEMSLDELRQFSEQIEQDVFAVLTLEGSVNARNHIGGTAPNQVRAAVVRGRELLATR; encoded by the coding sequence ATGAGCACTGAAAAAACCAACCAATCCTGGGGCGGCCGCTTCAGCGAGCCAGTCGATGCCTTTGTTGCCCGCTTTACCGCCTCCGTCGAATTCGACAAACGCCTGTATCGCCACGACATCATGGGTTCCATCGCCCACGCCACCATGCTGGCCAAGGTCGGCGTACTGAATGATGCCGAGCGCGATGCCATCGTCGACGGTCTGACGCAGATTCAGAGCGAGATCGAAGCCGGCCAGTTCGACTGGCGCGTCGATCTGGAAGACGTGCACATGAACATCGAAGCGCGCCTGACCGACCGCATCGGCGTCACCGGCAAGAAGCTGCACACCGGCCGCTCGCGTAACGACCAGGTGGCGACCGATATCCGCCTGTGGCTGCGTGACGAGATCGACCTGATTCTGGCCGAGATCACCCGCCTGCAGCAGGGCTTGCTGGAGCAGGCCGAGCGTGAAGCGGAAACCATCATGCCCGGCTTCACCCACCTGCAAACCGCGCAGCCGGTGACCTTCGGCCATCACCTTTTGGCCTGGTTCGAAATGCTCTCGCGCGACTATGAGCGTCTAGTCGATTGCCGCAAGCGCACCAACCGCATGCCCCTGGGTTCGGCAGCGCTGGCCGGCACCACCTACCCGATTCAGCGTGAAATCACCGCACAATTGCTGGGTTTCGACGCGGTTGGCGGCAACTCGCTGGACGGCGTGTCGGATCGCGACTTCGCCATCGAATTCTGCGCTGCTGCTTCGCTGGCGATGATGCACCTGTCGCGCTTCTCCGAAGAGCTGGTGCTGTGGACCAGCGCGCAGTTCCAGTTTATCGACCTGCCGGATCGTTTCTGCACCGGCAGCTCGATCATGCCGCAGAAGAAAAACCCCGACGTACCCGAGCTGGTACGTGGCAAAACCGGCCGCGTATTCGGCGCACTGATGGGCCTGCTGACCCTGATGAAAGGCCAGCCGCTGGCCTACAACAAGGATAACCAGGAAGACAAAGAACCGCTGTTCGACGCCGCCGACACCCTGCGCGACTCGCTGCGCGCCTTTGCCGACATGATCCCGGCGATCAAGCCCAAGCACGCGGTCATGCGTGAAGCGGCGCTGCGCGGCTTCTCCACCGCCACTGACCTGGCCGACTACCTGGTACGCAAGGGCCTGCCGTTCCGTGACTGTCACGAAATCGTCGGCCATGCGGTGAAATACGGTGTCGAGTCCGGCAAGGACCTGGCCGAGATGAGCCTGGACGAACTGCGCCAGTTCAGCGAGCAGATCGAGCAAGACGTGTTTGCCGTGCTGACCCTGGAAGGCTCAGTCAATGCCCGCAACCATATCGGCGGCACCGCACCGAATCAGGTGCGTGCGGCTGTTGTGCGCGGCAGGGAACTGCTGGCGACGCGCTGA
- a CDS encoding AraC family transcriptional regulator: MDNPVPVSSSVSVAYLQGLLDYLARQGVDSAELLERVQLSPQLLAQRDQRIAASTYLELLGHGVRLTGDEQLGLHLGEAVRPGYYGVLGYLIMSCATLADALHRQARYAALVGNLGQVDLADEPPRAGLEPQVAHSWQPLLPQQKRQLSEETLAGWVTFGHWISGLDIPPTEVRFQHAAPADTSEYQRIFRCPVLFDQADNALVFPKRLLATPLGQADAQVRLMLDAYADRLLGEIQQGHSVLDRARLELSRQLPEVGADLQQIAARLALSPRTLQRRLREAGLSFNQLVDETRQQLVLHYLRDPALELAEIAFLVGFSEPGSLARAFRRWTGQSPGEYRRSLKEH, encoded by the coding sequence ATGGACAACCCCGTACCCGTGAGTAGCTCGGTTTCCGTTGCCTATCTGCAAGGTTTGCTCGACTACCTGGCGCGCCAGGGCGTCGACAGCGCTGAACTGCTCGAGCGGGTGCAGCTCAGTCCGCAGCTTCTCGCCCAACGAGATCAGCGCATCGCCGCCAGCACCTATCTGGAGCTGCTCGGCCATGGCGTAAGGCTGACCGGCGATGAGCAGTTGGGCCTGCATCTGGGCGAGGCCGTGCGCCCCGGTTATTACGGTGTGTTGGGTTATCTGATCATGAGCTGCGCGACCCTAGCCGACGCGTTGCATCGCCAAGCGCGCTATGCCGCGTTGGTGGGCAACCTAGGCCAGGTCGACCTGGCTGACGAGCCGCCGCGCGCTGGGTTGGAGCCACAGGTGGCGCACAGTTGGCAGCCGTTGTTGCCGCAGCAGAAGCGTCAGCTCAGCGAGGAAACCCTGGCCGGCTGGGTAACCTTCGGCCATTGGATCAGCGGCCTGGATATTCCACCGACCGAGGTGCGCTTCCAGCATGCTGCACCGGCGGATACTTCCGAGTACCAGCGGATCTTCCGCTGCCCGGTGCTGTTCGATCAGGCTGATAACGCCCTGGTTTTCCCCAAGCGTCTGCTCGCCACGCCACTCGGCCAGGCCGATGCTCAGGTGCGCCTGATGCTCGATGCCTATGCTGATCGCCTGCTCGGTGAGATCCAGCAGGGCCATAGCGTGCTTGATCGCGCGCGCCTGGAATTGTCCCGCCAGCTGCCGGAAGTGGGCGCCGACCTGCAGCAAATCGCCGCGCGTTTGGCGCTTAGTCCGCGTACCCTGCAGCGGCGTTTGCGCGAAGCCGGGTTATCCTTCAATCAGTTGGTGGATGAAACCCGTCAGCAACTGGTGTTGCATTACCTGCGCGACCCGGCTCTGGAACTGGCAGAAATCGCATTTCTGGTTGGCTTCAGTGAGCCTGGCTCGCTGGCCCGCGCGTTTCGCCGTTGGACCGGGCAAAGCCCAGGCGAATATCGCCGTAGCTTGAAAGAACATTAA
- a CDS encoding sensor histidine kinase, protein MKIKSALSEKQPPLVDDFFVPELCQPEALLSMVLLAELLVLVLVLSEPMLPGFDWVRLALTSLFVQWIVLLSAAVLCRLRPLMARMPAATAGALCCAIVVTLSLICTAVADYYELGGPLPRTGEVNLYLRHALISLIMSALLLRYFYLQSQWRKQEQAELRARIESLQARIRPHFLFNSLNSIASLVVVDPYKAEQAVLDLSDLFRASLAKPGSLVPWREELELAQRYLSIERYRLGERLQLQWEIVDVPDDLPIPQLTLQPLLENALIYGIQPRIEGGLVRVEASYHEGVFQLCVSNPYEQLGETPPSRGTHQALTNIDARLVALFGPRASLSVERRDGRHFTCLRYPCARPKQEARAL, encoded by the coding sequence ATGAAAATAAAAAGCGCTTTATCAGAAAAACAACCACCACTGGTCGATGACTTTTTTGTGCCCGAACTTTGCCAGCCAGAAGCCCTGTTGAGCATGGTGCTGCTGGCCGAGTTGCTGGTGCTGGTGCTGGTGTTATCCGAGCCGATGCTGCCGGGTTTCGACTGGGTGCGCCTGGCGCTGACGTCGCTGTTTGTGCAATGGATCGTGCTGCTCTCGGCTGCCGTGCTGTGCCGCCTGCGCCCGTTGATGGCGCGCATGCCCGCAGCTACAGCCGGCGCCTTGTGCTGCGCGATTGTGGTCACCCTGAGCCTGATCTGTACTGCCGTGGCGGACTATTACGAGCTGGGTGGGCCGTTGCCGCGTACCGGCGAGGTCAACCTGTATCTGCGGCATGCCTTGATCAGCCTGATCATGTCGGCGTTGCTGCTGCGCTATTTCTACCTGCAGAGCCAGTGGCGCAAGCAGGAGCAGGCCGAGTTGCGCGCGCGTATCGAATCCTTGCAGGCGCGCATCCGCCCGCATTTTCTATTCAACAGCCTGAACAGCATTGCCAGCCTGGTGGTGGTCGACCCGTACAAGGCCGAGCAGGCGGTGCTTGATCTCTCCGACCTGTTCCGCGCCAGCCTGGCCAAGCCCGGCAGCCTGGTGCCTTGGCGCGAAGAACTGGAGCTGGCGCAACGATATTTATCGATTGAGCGCTATCGGCTTGGCGAGCGTCTACAGTTGCAGTGGGAGATTGTCGATGTGCCGGACGATTTGCCGATTCCACAACTGACGCTGCAACCCTTACTGGAAAACGCCTTGATCTACGGCATTCAGCCGCGTATCGAGGGCGGTCTGGTGCGGGTCGAAGCGAGTTATCACGAGGGGGTATTCCAGCTGTGCGTGAGCAATCCATACGAACAACTCGGCGAGACGCCGCCCTCGCGCGGCACCCATCAGGCGCTGACCAATATCGATGCGCGGCTGGTGGCACTTTTCGGGCCGCGAGCCAGTCTCAGCGTAGAGCGCCGTGACGGACGCCACTTCACTTGTCTACGCTATCCTTGTGCGAGACCCAAGCAGGAAGCCCGTGCATTATGA
- a CDS encoding DUF1289 domain-containing protein, protein MSSKSSDGAGQEVASPCRRQCCLDDQDICLGCGRTLQEILDWGKADMAGKRSICAAAEARLQQRSAAP, encoded by the coding sequence TTGAGTTCGAAGAGCTCTGACGGCGCGGGCCAGGAGGTCGCCTCGCCCTGCCGTCGCCAGTGTTGTCTGGATGATCAGGATATCTGCCTGGGCTGTGGCCGTACGCTGCAGGAGATTCTCGACTGGGGCAAAGCCGATATGGCGGGCAAACGCAGCATCTGCGCGGCTGCTGAAGCGCGCTTGCAACAGCGTAGCGCGGCACCTTGA
- a CDS encoding LytTR family DNA-binding domain-containing protein — protein MNVLIVDDEPLARERLSRMVGELDGYRVLEPAASNGEEALSLIDSLKPDVVLLDIRMPGLDGLQVAARLCEREAPPAVIFCTAHDEFALEAFQVSAVGYLVKPVRAESLSEALKKAERPNRVQLAALTRPAVDSGGGPRSHISARTRKGIELIPLDQVIYFIADHKYVTLRHAGGEVLLDEPLKALEDEFGDRFVRIHRNALVARERIERLQRTPLGHFQLFLKGMNEEALIVSRRHVAGVRKLMHNL, from the coding sequence ATGAATGTCCTGATTGTCGATGATGAACCCCTGGCCCGAGAGCGCCTGAGCCGTATGGTGGGCGAACTCGATGGCTATCGTGTGCTTGAACCTGCAGCCAGCAACGGCGAGGAGGCCCTGAGCCTGATCGACAGCCTGAAGCCGGATGTGGTGTTACTGGATATCCGCATGCCGGGCCTGGATGGGCTGCAGGTGGCGGCCAGGCTGTGTGAGCGTGAAGCCCCGCCCGCCGTGATTTTCTGCACTGCCCATGATGAGTTTGCCCTGGAAGCCTTTCAGGTCAGCGCCGTGGGCTATCTGGTCAAACCGGTGCGCGCCGAAAGCCTCAGTGAGGCGCTGAAGAAGGCCGAGCGGCCCAACCGTGTGCAACTCGCCGCCCTGACCCGTCCTGCAGTAGACAGCGGTGGCGGCCCGCGCAGCCATATCAGTGCACGCACCCGCAAAGGCATCGAGCTGATTCCGCTGGATCAGGTGATCTACTTTATTGCCGACCATAAATACGTAACCCTGCGTCATGCAGGCGGCGAAGTGCTGCTGGATGAGCCGCTGAAAGCCTTGGAGGACGAGTTCGGTGATCGCTTTGTGCGCATTCACCGCAATGCGCTGGTGGCACGTGAGCGTATCGAACGTCTGCAACGCACGCCGCTTGGGCATTTCCAGCTGTTCCTCAAGGGCATGAACGAGGAAGCGCTGATTGTCAGTCGCCGGCATGTGGCCGGGGTGCGCAAGCTGATGCACAACCTCTAA